From Chrysemys picta bellii isolate R12L10 chromosome 1, ASM1138683v2, whole genome shotgun sequence:
TAGTAATGCCAATTCCATGTTTTATGGTGCTCTATGCGTTAATAATTCCTTCACTTCGTAGTGTGGGAAACCTTAATAGGCACCAGCAGGAACCACCAGTGTGGATACTGGCTATTCCTCATTGTTCCTTAATGAAATGAAACCAAGGCTAGCGAACCATGCTATAGGGCGTTCCCAATTCACCCGGTAGCTCAAAATCGGAGAgtggaaaaaaatgaaaccttTGCCAAGACATGTGCAAGAGGGAAACATGCCAACAAGAACATCATTCAGGGAAAAGACCTGGGAGGTATTGATAGCAGCTCCACGGAAACACCTGTTCATTCGCAGCAGTGGCCAAAACACTGGCAATGTTCGGATccctaaggaatgggatggagagtTTTCCGCTCTGGATATGAGCTCAGTTTTTGTCACTTTGGctgtggctacactcgaaacgtCAAAGTactgccgcgggagcgctcctgcggcagcgctttgaagtgcgagtgtagtcacgtgccagcgctgggagagagctctcccagtgctgcagatattccacctccacgaggggattggttttttcacatccctgagcaagaaagttacagcgctgtaaagcaccagtgtagccatagccccaGTCTCTATAAAGAATATAGCAGATAGAAAAGGGGATTTCCGAAACAGGCTatgagaatgggggaggctgTCATATGCGGTGAGACTGAAAAGTCTGGgagtgtttagtttagagaagagtAAATATATATGATAGAGGAGAACAAAATGAAGAATATGACTGATTACATTTAAATGGAAAAACAGAGAAcagttcccaaccagtaataTGTATAGACACTTAGTGCAGGGAAGAATCAATGCTCGGTGGGGCTAAGGATGACAAAAAGGTTCTTTTTAAGtaaattaggaacaaaagaaatcctagaaaaggTTTAGGCCAATTCCTAGAGGGAGAAAGAAAACTTTTTATTGTTGCAGAAAAGTTAGATGTGTTGAAGAAATAGTTTTCTTCTCAAATTGGAAAGAAGCAGTATGAGTTACTCATATCACATGAggtgatgaaatactttccagttCATTAACAGTCTGggaggatagaatcatagaactggaagggacctcttcagatcatctagtccagtcccctgcactcaaggaaggactaagtattaaagagcatctacagtagaaccttagaattacgaacaccagagttacgagctgccaggcagcagcagagccaaaaCAGAAAAAAGGGCAAATACAGGCCAGCTCTGTGTTTAACGTAaactatttgaaaataaattgaaagtttaaaaacagatttgACAGGGTTAGGAAGCAATGGAAAAGCTGGTCTGGGATTAGTTAACAAAAAGTCGAGGAATATCATTAATGCCGGTCTACGACATGGTTTATGGCAAACGGCTCTTGTCAAACGCACTCAATTTCATCCCTTCATTAGAGTATATGTTTGGTTGGGCAAGTGAACTATGCAGGTGCAATAGACTTTGATTTTTctaaggcatttgatttagtaggagaaaacattcagataaaaaaaatgaagactcTACAATATCACTAGAGAACACATTACATGGacaagaactggctaactgacagatctcagaaaGCAGTTGTCAATGGGCTATTGCTAGTGAACGGGGGTGTTTCCGATGGAGTTCTTTCAAAAGCCTGCTCCTaagcgaccagaggagctagcgaacaggagtGGCTAAGAGGGGTGTTTTGCGAGGGAGTTCTCCTGGTGAAGGAGGATCGATTGTGTGTCCTTTGGGGTAAGTTTGTTGTCTGtaatgtatgtgtgtttgtgtttgtggtgtgcttgctgATTGACTGAAATATACCATGTGGTCTGTTTATTTGAAGGACCATGTGATGAGTCTAGTGGACTgataggcaaggctgagagcttcttaatgaggctTTCATCCTTAATCCCTTTAGCccccatcaacccttaaccagggggCGAGGCTATTCAGGAAGAGCAGGGTTTTAAAAAGCCCACTCCTaagcgaccagaggagctagcaaacaggggTGGCTAACAGaggagttttgcgagggagtgtgtgtggggggaggtagATACACTTAACAGTCTCtaaacttaaattaaaaaaaacacctgataaaaacaaaacatcaacaaTTCAAGGAACTGCAGTAGTAAAAAGAGAAGGCAGGCAGAAATCCGTCAACAGAGTGGGGTCTACCCAATTTATTGCACCCATTGCAGCATGTGTGATCACCTGCCcggcaggtggcatatgtgtgcattctgTTAAAGGAGCTCCTGGCATTTAGAGACTGCGTACGGGCCTTGGAGACCACAGTGGCTAAACTGGAGgaactaagggagacagagaggtacatagatgagactttctggggCACATTAGAACAGTCCCACCCCTGGTATAACAGCCTTTATaatgttgaggaggatgaaagtcacAGGAAAcaagaacatccaactggagccgAGGGAAATTattccatagttgggaccctccttccagatgatgtcttGGTATCCTCTTgtactgaggatacctctccgggggagggaactctaGTTATTGGGAAGAGAAAGGTAATAGTCATGggggattcgatcattagaagcatagatagctgggtttgcggcGACAGGGAGAACCAcgtggtgacttgcctgcctggtgtgaaggttgcggatctcttgagacatctagatagacgtATCTGTAATGCTGGGgaggtggtcatggtacatgtaggtaccaatgacatagggaaggataggagagaggtcctggaggccaaatttaggctgctaggtaagagaatgaagtccaggacctccatggtagcattctctgaaatgcttccagttccatgcacgGGGCCCATtagagagcagaactgcagggtctcagttTGTGGCtaagatgatggtgtagggaagaggggtttagatttattagaaagtggggaaacttttgggaaaggggaacCTTtataggaaggatgggctccacctaaactgAAATGGAACCAAAATTGCTGGCATTTAAGATTAAAAAGATCGTAGAGAACATAAGAAAATAAggatataagaatggccatattgggtcagacagTGGTATTCAGATACTTGataggctgccataaaaaaaaaacatggagaaaagttgttctctcttgtcacagagtgcaggacaagaggcagtgggttcaaacttcAGCATAGCAGATTAAATGAAatttcaggaaaaacttcctaactgtaacaACAGGAGGACAATGGAAGAGACACCttaggaggttgtggaagctgcTTCGCTGGAGATTTTCCAAAGGAGATGGTATAGCCAGCTGTATGGGatagtttagacacaacaaattctGGTTCTTGGGAAGgggatagactagatgacccttttGGTCCCTTACTCTTtcagtctatgattctatgatgtaaaATCTtaatgtagaccaggtcttagtcaaacacaagttatggtGCTCAATAGAGGgataactggatgaaatttaatggcttgtgttatacaggaggtcagactggatgatctaatggtcccttctggccttaaacgctaTGAATCTATCAATAAAGGAAGAAGATTAGGCATTTATATTTACTctgtctcataacacacgaacaagggaacattcaattacGTTGAAAGTCTGAGCATGTAACACtgagaaaagaaaattatttacaCTGTTtgcctgtggaacttcttgccacagACATTGTTGGAGAAAAGAGCTTAgatgaatgggattcacaaatggattgAGCTGTCTGACACATTCAATTAGGAGAACTCATTTTCAGTTCCTTACatgtttgccaaactttaaccgtttggactgaaatttccacACTGGGTATTGCTTCCAGCTGaattggttgttgttgttgttgtttttttaaagtataagaCATAACAATTCAGCCAACTTCTCAAATGAAGCTAGGAGAAAATATGTCTTacccatgttgaaaaattcttaGAATTATTCCAGTGAGGAGCCGTAACACCTTCTTActttccagcagataaaagtcagggaacagccccctcctctcctgcaccctcttaacagccagagccctgaaatgtaagaggaggaggggacagtctctgtgcattaacacacagAACTGGCACGtgaggtctttactcagttcttactccaaGGGGTGTTTTGCCTCAGTGAGACCTGAGCAAATTACAGGCCACAGCCTCAGAATTCGGCCTTGTATTGTCCATCTATTGACAACTTTTGTTCCGAAGGAtccactgtgccactgaaatgcagccaccttgggATTTGTGGCCATCAGCCTATGGGCGGGGGGACAGGGGGGCACAGCAAAAAGTGATATTGAAGCAAACATCACCTGTGGCAAGAGCCCTTTgatgtttaatggctgtgcagagcagaaaggaCCACAGACCTATTCTCTATCCCAGCATGCCCATGTTGCACTGGACTTGTCGAGCAGCTAAACTCCTCAGCAaaagatgggtacctgtgaactCTGAGACGGAagtgtcttccctgggaatccccctcaggtagccatgtcccacacctctctcaccccagcatctgcagcagcatccctcGCTGAGAGCCGAGACAGGGGCATGCACcgtttataatatagctctggGCAATCCCAGGGAGGTTCGCTCAGCCTCTAGGGGCGAAGCGGCATCTGGatgtaaacaggctggagacaCTCTAGCTAATGTCTCTCTTTCCATGTCTGTGCTTCTGTCTATTTTATCCAGgaataaacagtaattaagggaccttcccaaagggagatgagaactcttgggctctgtgctgagtccaagaggaattggctgctctgtgtatttctgtatatttaaaaactgatctggaaaaatgggtaaacagtgaggtggcaaaatatagagatgatacaaaattactcaaataCTTAACTTCAAAGCAGACTCTGAAGagtgacaaagggatctcacaaaactgggtgactgggcaacacaatgggagatgaaattcagtgttgataaatgcaaagtaatgcacatggcaaaatataatcccaactgtccatatcaaatgatggggtctgaactagctgttaccactcaagaaagagatcttggagtcattgtggatagttctctgaaaacatccactcaatgtgcaacaaCACTCAAAAAGCTACCAGAATGcagggaatcattaggaaagggctagataataatcatagaatcatagaatatcagtgttggaagggacctcaggcggtcatctagtccaaccccctgctcagaggaggaccaattcccaactaagtcatcccagccggggctttgtcaagcctgaccttaaaaacctctaaggaaggagattctaccacctccctaggtaacccattccagtgcttcaccaccctcctagtgaaatagtttttcctaatatccaacctaaacctcccccactgcaacttgagaccattactccttgttctgttatcaggtaccactgagaacagtctagatccatcctctttggaaccccccttcaggtagttgaaagctgctatcaaatcccgcctcattcttctcttgtgcagactaaacaatcccagttccctcagcctctactcataagtcatgtgctccagttccctaatcatttttgttgacctccgttggactctttccaatttttccacatccttcttgtagtgtggggcccaaaagtggacacagtactccagatgaggcctcaccaatgtcgaatagaggggaaagatcacgtcccttgatctgctggcaatgcccctacttatacacccaaaatgccgttagccttcttggcaacaagggtgcactgttgactcatatccagcttcttgtccactgtaacccctaggtccttttctgcagaactgcttcctagccattcggtccctagtctgtaacagtgaatgggattcttctgtcctaagtgcaggactctgcacttgtccttgttgaacctcatcaggtttcttttggcccaatcctctaatttgtctaggtccctctgtatactatccctaccctccagcgtatctactactcctcccagtttagtgtcatctgtaaacttgctgagagtgaggtccacaccatcctccagatcattaatgaagatattgaacaaaaccagccccagaaccgacccttggggcactccacatgaaaccagctgccaactagacatggagccgttgatcattacccattgagcccgatgatctagctagctttctatccaccttatagtccattcatccagcccatacctctttaacttgctggcaagaatactgtgggagactgtatcaaaagctttgctaaagtcaaggaataacacacccactactttcccctcatccacagagccagttatctcctcttagaaggcaattaggttagtcgggcatgacttgcctttggtgagaCTGACAATATGATATTGcctatatataaatccatggtacacccacatcttgaatacaaaGTGAAGATtaggtcaccccatctcaaaaaagttagaTTGGATTCAGAAAttaacagagaagggcaacagaaatgataaaagcTATGGAACACCTTCAGTATGAGGGAGCTTAAAAAGATGGGGACTTCTCAGCTTgagaaagagatgactaagggggatatgagagagggcTCCAAATTATGACTGCTGTGGAAAAATTAAATAAGGATATgtcatttactccttcacataatacaagaactaggggtcacccaatgaaatgaataggcagcagatttaaaacaaagataagaaagtatttcttcacagtcaacccgtggaactctttgccggggGATGtagtgatggccaaaagtataacatgatttcagtaagaactagagaagttcatggaggattgaTCCATCaatggcctctgtttgccagaagctgggactggatgacaggggatagatcactcagaatttcccagttctgttcattacctctgagGCACCTGGTATTGCAAAAAgttggaagagaggatactgggctggatggaccactgATCTTACCTAGTATGGCCACTCTGATGTTCTTATACACATAGGTGCCGACTGCACGGGTGCTCTGGGGttgaagcacccacagggaaaaattagaggatgctctgcacccaccggcagctgaGCTCCACTCTCTTCCCAGTGTGTCTCACCCGCTGGCGGCTCTGCtgaattcttccccctccctcccagggcttcCTGCCTGCTGAGAAACAGCTGTCTTGCGGTGCTCAggatgctctgggagggagtgggaggagtggggatgtggcACATTGTGGGGAAGGGACGGGAACTTGGGaaatggggtggggcagagcagaggcaggaagagatgtgcagggacagggacttggggaagggggtggaatggggcagagttggggcaggaagaggcagggcggggtgtAGAAAACTCAGTGGGTGAAGACGGGAGGAGAAGAGCGGGTGACCCAGGCAGAGTCTTCGGGGGAAGAaatggggcagtgggtgggacCTCAAAGGTCTAATTACCCGCAATTAGAAATGTGGCCACCCAATTAATGTACAGAGGCCGATTCTGCAGTTTGTCAGTCTGACACAGCACAGTGTGGTCAGGAAAGGATTTAATATCTCTTTTAACGTAGTCAGTGATTCACAGAAGAGGACCCAGGGCCATGTTACCACCCAGAACTGCACAGAGATTGCTCTGAGAGTACGAAGAGAAAACTTTAGGTCCCTTTATGAGTAAAAAGACAGAGCAGCCTGTCCCAGATCTGTTTGGTCCTGACgccgtagatgatggggtttagtatggggggcaccaggaggtACACGTTGGCCATGAGAATGTGGAAATGCAGGGCCACATAGTGCCCATAATGGTGcgtgagggaggagaagagagaagagATGTAAAAGGCTAATATGGCACagaagtgggagctgcaggtcccaaATGTCTTGAGACGGGCGTCTTTTGTGGGGAGGCTGAAAATGGCCCGGAGGATCTGGATGTAGGACAAAGCGATACAAAGCACATCCAGACCAGTCACAAAGAATACCACAAAGAGGCCGTAGTAACTATTGACATGGGTGTCagcgcaggccagcttcaccactgccatgtgctcgcagtgtgtgtgggggatgatgttggttgtGCAATATGGCCACAGTCTTGCCAGGAAGGGAGTTGGCAGTGCAAGCATACAGCTGCGCAGCAACACAGACAGGCCGATCTTGGCCACCACGGGATttctcaggatggtggaatgtctcaggggcttgcagatggccacgtagcgatccaGAGCCATGGCCACCAGAATCCCAGACTCCATCGCTGAGAAGCAGTGAacgaagtacatctgggtgaggcaggcactgaaattgatctccctggaattgaaccagaagatgctcagtgtTTTGGGCAGGATGGACGTAGACAGGACCAGGTCGGTGATGGCCAGCATAGaaaggaaatagtacatgggcccatggaggctTTGTTCCATCTTTACGATGAACAGGATAGcgaagttccccaagatggctatggcgtacatggtgcagaaggggattgAGATCCAGACGTGGGCcatctccaggccaggaatgcccagcaggatgaaggtggaggggttggtgaaatCAGTtttgttggaatctgacatggagtaggggagaaggtgtaCAACTCTGAGGCAAAACGGTGCCTCCTGCATGTACCGTAGGTTCCCGtgacttcctgtatgtgcccaAACTCTAGGGTGATGGTCGCAGTAAATATTCCTGAATGGAGAGAaaatgttaatatgagacactacatGCACTACTGGAGGTGTTGTCATGGGTGAAGCAGATTTGTCGTTCTTCACACACTGataaatgacattttcataattCAGAGAAATTAATTATGAACAACTGACTCTACTAATGCCAATTCCAAATATGATGGTGGTCCATGCATCAATAATTCCTACATGTTATGGTGTGGGAAAACGTAATGGGCACCAGCAGGAAACACAGGTGTGGATAGTGGTGTTCCATCATTCTTCCTTAATGCAATGAAACCCAGGATATAGGTTCTATGCTGTAGGGATTTCCCCATTCACCCAGATGTTCAAAATCTGGGAGTGAAGAAAATCCAAACCTTTTCAAAGACGTGCCGGGGGAATCATCCCAGTTCGTACACACCGCAGGAAAAAAAACTGTGCATCATTGATAGTAGCTCCATGGAAACACTTGCTCATTCATAGCAGTGACTAAAACAAAGACAATGTTAGCAAATAGAAAGGGGGGTTGCAAGACAGGCATTGAGAATGGGGGAGGGTGCTATagtctgggactgtttagtttagagaagagaaaaaGAAGGGGATATATGATAGAGAACAAACTAAAAGATTGGAACTGATCACATTCCAATGGACAAACAGAGAAcagttcccaaccagtaataTCTATAGACACTTAGTACTATAAAAGGGCTAATTCCCCAAAGCTGTAGGAAATTATCAGCAAAACTGACTGGGAGGAAAAAATCTagactagtccaattaaagggtatctggaacttaagggctacttgcaaaactctatctgcaggccagtaaatgatatggttgcctgcagtggtagtgagattaaaatgtatgtcttgcgatatggtgtcattaacatacacacagctatcattagcttgaaaaaataagtgtcctgtcagggtagttccttgtcccctaccctcccagcaaacgtagtcatgaagagtaacaacttctcctggcttcagtttacggatacactgaagctgtgggggttgtaacggccaaaatgtccattgactccctaaccccatccaaatgtcagatgtaatcccaggagcactgactaaaaatggattgggcataccaggaggtctaatttcccagatgtctcggtgaattacccaatcccacatgcatcctccccatggacccggcaggattcggtatgtgggagcccacaccccccccaaccggtccatatgcttggaaggagcactgagaatgtccacacttccacccagaaagtttccaagtatgtctccatggccacagatcagatggtactcctgatgtgtctgtaagggcagtgggccaagcctgatgctctagatcattccgaatggccattagctggtcattcaggaaatcctgaatttctgaacatgctagatcccactgcaatgccttcccaacctcagtgatattcaataccatctctgtcagcaacttctgggtcatagaactaagggcggagataacatgtaacttaccaattccagcctgtacctgggttagctgtgccccaatttctcatcatgtttttggtttttaaaaatattccaaactgctgctgcacttttggacccatcccatagggatccggtcaagtcacttttctttctagaggaaataacctaagccctctgttgtgctaatctaatggcagccccctgtgagcaatttgggtatgtagtggtgatctggaaactgaataagggtaatgaaaatttaacagtccctagtgtagtgttaattacagttcattgatattctaatacattttttttggtgtagtactatactaCATTCCTAAGCATGGGTCCTACAAgtttttttttgccagtgtataattctttgtttttttactagggtcagttcttaatgtctcttgtagtcaggaatccctggactttggtggttccaatgaagcaagtgttccttcttctcttttcctgaaacagtgtggtttagcatcatacaggggagaggttcctagcacatcaccctgtaatggttttgcttcttctagaaaaatccagaggcacagtaggtctgtcagtggacaagggagaggttactagcacttcaccttgtcttttttcctttttcctgctgtccagaaggcacagcagagctagaaggagaaataggcttatcatcagtcggagagtcctcccgaggtggaggggtctttttacagtgagaagcatgggtccaggcaggtagtccttggcacttcacagtggtggtggtggttaacaggactttgaaagggcctttccagtggggagccaaagcagtctttcgttgatggactttacgtagactcagtctccttgtttcaatgaatggcagggctgctagggtctttgggtagcacttcttttatctgtgagaaaagaaacctaacacatttcattaatgcctggcagtgttttgcagatctcatagttgcttgggcacattcagcccccccttttcttggctatcagccaagtcttagctgtgggcagtgtccttggatgggccagcatcttatctttggactgagcttgctggctatttttttccagttaactcgttctgttcttttttctgcttctctttttggctttttttatttacaaaggaaacttctaCTCTTTACTTATACACTTTCTCCtaaaaatgaacacatacacaattgccattatacagtacattagttttattactcaatgtatgccatgtacacccttccagtaaaataactttattacagagctttggaggaacaaaccaggacaagcacacccatctttgaggagtccactcggtacaacctctggtgtccaatagctttcctccctccccagccctctggctagaaatctgaggtagccagaaggatcccatgggcaatatggggaatgggttaaCTTTCCATGTctttgcttccaaagactgttggtatgcaaattttcacaacaattttggccatagaacacaaaaataattcttatTGTGCTaataaatgcatggtacgttgaatgctattcagctggcatccgttttctctgatgatctgaaagacaaaagaacagaggtctaccccttctgggcagtcagtcattgcttaaaatatttcctttatatacacatactcttgttgattttagtcaaaacagaggaattaccccatatttctttgtatttgtttcataggcagcccaggtttcagtggcttctaccttattagttagaaaattgcattaatacagatgctttttggcttgcttccagatccaaagctatccacagcttaaaaattcttatgtaaaaagggacacaattaacttttccagacttttgattgccttttacttctaactcctgctttcaaacacccagtgatctgaaaaagacaacacaacctatattggtaggtttgcatttcttttacctttactacaatatacactgcacatgttctggggaaaatgcacatcctctccataATTCAATTttcacaacactagccacatcaatttctacacaaggtgtaactatttctttttaaacaccgggtaaagaccatttacttaacatataatttaacgggctatcctcagagggttttaccagagaccagagacccacccatctgcctgctgacactctaacagagaattacacagagaacagagggaattatggcctaataggatcctattacaggaatttctactaatactgaccactacaggggacgggacagaaggatcccaattcgacctcagagcttcatcgcacgcgatggcttccactctgaggaattacgaatgagaggctcagttccgtccacacacctagactagaaccagatagtgtctccttatcctattaggactcacttTATCGGAGCAtaaaccccaggggctgcggtgaagcagagaaaaggggcgaaacaccccgttggcgccgttcccaattcgccgcagccgtccggagtccaatgtccgagctaggataGTCCCATCTgggtcgccagaaactgttaccgaaatatcgggtctacctagctgagagccaataacagccagacagggataaggaagagttgctttattctgcagaagaaaggagagctttgcaccttagtacaaaaactctgtcttacacacattttacagatcttttatacacattcagacaaaggtccttgcagtgttaacacttgattggtggttgtcagacctgtgcttttgctatctggtcagtgaaaaccggcttgggaccagctccaactaccgtaaggccttgaaggaaagacagctgaaaagttcaggctactgtgtacttgaagtgtctgcttcccccaatggccctggttgacataaaggctgctctgttaaggggggggtcactagtaactttcacagtggcaaagtgaaggcagcaataattgggggggtggggggaggaagcaatATTGAACTAATGGGATAAAGGGAAAATAGATGGCAAGCAATACATATTGGTAGACATGAACACTGATTAGGGGCATAAAAAACattgaggaaaaataaaaataaatcctagAAAAGATTTAAGCCAATTCCTAGTGGGCGAAAAGAAACTTGTTAAAGTTACAGAAAAGGCAGATGTATTCACAGTatagttttgttctgcatttggaaagaagtGTTATGATGTACACATATCACACGAgctgatgaaatactttccagtccattagcagTCAAGGAAGGTGTTAAAGAGCTTGTATAATGGAA
This genomic window contains:
- the LOC103307143 gene encoding olfactory receptor 52K2-like, coding for MQEAPFCLRVVHLLPYSMSDSNKTDFTNPSTFILLGIPGLEMAHVWISIPFCTMYAIAILGNFAILFIVKMEQSLHGPMYYFLSMLAITDLVLSTSILPKTLSIFWFNSREINFSACLTQMYFVHCFSAMESGILVAMALDRYVAICKPLRHSTILRNPVVAKIGLSVLLRSCMLALPTPFLARLWPYCTTNIIPHTHCEHMAVVKLACADTHVNSYYGLFVVFFVTGLDVLCIALSYIQILRAIFSLPTKDARLKTFGTCSSHFCAILAFYISSLFSSLTHHYGHYVALHFHILMANVYLLVPPILNPIIYGVRTKQIWDRLLCLFTHKGT